One window from the genome of Verrucomicrobiia bacterium encodes:
- a CDS encoding GDSL-type esterase/lipase family protein: MKRSPEFILGAVLFFALGAAAGGFGPSLWKKNQPIPGFEAKGASERELYQGYYKAYRQKQADIVMLGDSLTCFVNWSELLGRADVAGRGLRFQSAEGLLGLLPDVEALSPRTCFIMIGVNDLLHRSKPVFEVFSSYRKLVTELRAKGIVPVIQSTLPVARSRQDSARVNADIAALNGLLRRLAAQEGIAYLDLVSDLAGDGYLADAFTYDGIHLTGAGYGVWGERVLSFLAAGNRTE, from the coding sequence GTGAAACGCTCTCCTGAATTCATCCTGGGTGCTGTTCTTTTTTTTGCGCTCGGCGCGGCCGCTGGCGGGTTCGGCCCCTCCTTATGGAAAAAGAATCAGCCCATCCCGGGTTTTGAAGCCAAAGGCGCCTCCGAGCGGGAGCTCTACCAGGGCTATTACAAAGCCTACCGCCAGAAACAGGCGGATATCGTCATGCTCGGAGATTCGCTGACTTGCTTTGTGAACTGGTCCGAACTCCTGGGCCGCGCGGACGTGGCGGGGCGGGGGCTGAGATTCCAGTCGGCCGAAGGCCTTCTCGGCCTTCTGCCGGACGTCGAGGCGCTTTCGCCGCGCACGTGTTTCATCATGATCGGCGTCAATGATCTGCTTCACAGGTCAAAGCCTGTCTTCGAAGTCTTTTCCAGTTACCGGAAATTGGTCACGGAGCTCCGCGCGAAAGGGATTGTTCCCGTGATCCAGTCCACGCTTCCCGTTGCGCGCTCCCGCCAGGACAGCGCGCGGGTAAACGCAGACATCGCCGCCCTCAACGGCCTTCTGCGCCGTCTGGCTGCCCAGGAAGGCATCGCTTATCTTGATCTTGTTTCGGACCTTGCAGGGGACGGCTATCTCGCCGATGCTTTTACTTACGACGGCATCCATTTGACCGGGGCCGGATATGGCGTGTGGGGAGAGCGGGTCCTCTCATTTCTCGCCGCTGGAAACAGGACGGAATAA
- a CDS encoding response regulator — protein sequence MDKARKKRLILAIDDEEDVLLTIKDFLHDEGFDVLTAADGAEGLELYTKHHPDLILVDLMMPKMGGFEFMQRLNFHPAFKKTPTIMLTAHGQTDNIFAAQNCRATDFLIKPFNFSDLLDVIYRNT from the coding sequence ATGGACAAGGCCCGAAAAAAAAGACTCATTCTCGCCATCGACGACGAAGAAGATGTGCTTCTGACGATTAAAGATTTTTTGCACGACGAAGGCTTTGACGTCCTGACGGCGGCCGACGGCGCCGAAGGCCTCGAGCTCTACACGAAGCATCACCCCGACCTGATCCTCGTCGATCTCATGATGCCCAAGATGGGCGGATTTGAATTCATGCAGCGTCTCAATTTTCATCCCGCGTTCAAGAAGACGCCGACCATCATGCTGACGGCCCACGGCCAGACCGACAACATTTTCGCGGCCCAGAACTGCCGGGCCACGGATTTCCTCATCAAGCCCTTCAATTTCTCGGACCTGCTCGACGTCATTTACCGCAATACGTGA
- a CDS encoding acyltransferase: MESGASPTMPERVLTLDVFRGVAAWLVLIHHCLRATPGLNANTTDFWQLHRPAWTAVGMLGSLGVTCFFMISGASFGISLKENFTAVSFFIRRLFRIYPAYLLAILGYFVFGFLYVRLRPFVLDDWMSPQFTTKIEGYAWLTYLSMTFNFFGPSNRFNNVLWTLPVEVQFYLALPLFVFFVRRLGKARGAAATLVLCGLCYILAQKAQLPGKTLSRIWEFGLGFTVGLYGRVFVPLHKVKAAAPAIGTAAMVLLIGPRVHEFALPYLPWNFLDAAAICGLLMVCFMFGPYYPARGEADFGVKLGQRSYSIYLFHNLVIASICLGMYRFAYHWPPAPFFMTLTLAATAATFLLTGPVHRLERKFIQRGRRLTAKTK, encoded by the coding sequence GTGGAGAGCGGCGCTTCTCCGACCATGCCGGAACGGGTGCTGACACTTGACGTCTTCCGCGGCGTTGCGGCCTGGCTTGTTCTCATCCATCACTGCCTGCGCGCGACGCCGGGCCTGAATGCAAACACCACGGATTTCTGGCAGCTGCATCGGCCTGCCTGGACTGCGGTCGGGATGCTGGGAAGTCTCGGGGTCACCTGCTTTTTCATGATCAGCGGCGCTTCTTTCGGGATTTCTCTGAAAGAAAATTTTACGGCCGTGTCTTTTTTTATCAGGCGCCTTTTCCGCATCTATCCGGCTTATCTTCTGGCCATTCTGGGTTATTTCGTTTTTGGTTTCCTTTATGTGCGGCTTCGTCCCTTTGTGCTGGACGATTGGATGAGCCCCCAGTTCACGACGAAGATCGAAGGGTACGCCTGGCTGACCTACTTGAGCATGACCTTCAACTTTTTCGGCCCGTCCAACCGGTTCAATAATGTTTTGTGGACGCTTCCCGTGGAGGTCCAGTTTTATCTCGCGCTGCCGTTGTTTGTTTTCTTTGTCAGGAGGCTCGGCAAGGCCCGCGGCGCGGCGGCGACTCTCGTGTTGTGCGGCCTTTGCTATATTCTCGCTCAGAAGGCGCAGTTGCCCGGCAAAACGCTCAGCCGGATCTGGGAGTTCGGCCTTGGGTTTACGGTCGGCCTCTATGGCCGCGTGTTTGTGCCTCTTCACAAGGTGAAGGCGGCGGCGCCCGCCATCGGCACGGCGGCCATGGTTTTGTTGATCGGCCCGCGCGTGCATGAATTCGCCCTGCCGTATCTTCCATGGAATTTCCTGGATGCGGCCGCGATCTGCGGTTTGCTGATGGTTTGTTTCATGTTCGGGCCGTATTATCCGGCGCGCGGCGAGGCGGACTTCGGCGTCAAACTCGGCCAGCGGTCATACTCGATCTATTTATTCCATAACCTCGTCATTGCCTCGATATGCCTGGGGATGTATCGCTTCGCTTATCATTGGCCGCCGGCCCCTTTCTTCATGACTTTAACGCTGGCCGCCACGGCCGCGACTTTCCTTTTGACGGGACCGGTTCACCGCCTCGAACGAAAATTTATCCAAAGGGGCCGCCGACTCACCGCGAAAACAAAATAA
- a CDS encoding sugar O-acetyltransferase translates to MTELEKMLSGKMYNGTDPQLTAMRTKARKLLTEINAALLDTTVDPAKAALYAELFGAMGKDGWLQPPFFCDYGTNIFMGDKVFINFNCVFLDCARITIGSNVFMAPNVQLYCAGHPLVAEQRARGEEFALPITIEDDVWIGGGVIVCPGVTIGAKSVVGAGAVVTKNVPPASLAAGNPARVLKAVT, encoded by the coding sequence ATGACCGAACTGGAAAAAATGCTCTCGGGAAAAATGTACAACGGCACGGACCCGCAGCTCACGGCCATGCGTACGAAGGCCCGGAAGCTTCTCACGGAGATCAATGCGGCGCTTCTCGATACGACGGTGGATCCGGCGAAGGCCGCGCTTTATGCCGAACTCTTCGGCGCCATGGGCAAAGATGGCTGGCTGCAGCCTCCTTTTTTCTGCGATTACGGCACGAACATTTTTATGGGCGACAAGGTCTTCATCAATTTCAACTGCGTCTTCCTGGACTGCGCGCGCATCACGATAGGCTCCAATGTTTTTATGGCGCCGAACGTGCAGCTTTACTGCGCGGGGCATCCTCTGGTCGCGGAGCAGCGGGCGCGGGGAGAGGAATTTGCGCTGCCGATTACGATCGAAGACGACGTGTGGATCGGCGGCGGGGTGATCGTGTGCCCAGGCGTCACGATCGGCGCGAAAAGTGTGGTGGGAGCGGGCGCCGTGGTTACGAAGAATGTGCCGCCGGCATCGCTCGCTGCCGGAAATCCGGCGCGGGTTCTCAAAGCTGTGACCTGA
- a CDS encoding potassium channel family protein — translation MKAHWIFHPRHRKHFHAAFQRGLHAVLVVVGLTAFGTAAVKFLENRSWVDAFYFTSMIVTAQGPSLAPATAAGKMFASLFSFVAVGIGLASITYICGPFAADLESMMQDEQKRRRGESPEE, via the coding sequence ATGAAAGCTCACTGGATTTTTCATCCTCGCCACCGGAAACATTTCCATGCCGCGTTTCAGCGCGGGCTGCACGCGGTGCTCGTTGTCGTGGGCCTGACGGCTTTTGGGACCGCGGCGGTAAAATTTCTGGAAAACCGTTCGTGGGTCGATGCGTTTTATTTTACGAGCATGATCGTGACCGCGCAGGGGCCGAGCCTCGCGCCCGCAACCGCCGCGGGAAAAATGTTCGCCTCTTTGTTTTCGTTTGTGGCCGTGGGGATAGGCCTGGCGTCGATCACCTACATCTGCGGGCCGTTCGCGGCCGACCTTGAATCCATGATGCAGGACGAGCAGAAGAGGCGCCGGGGAGAATCACCGGAAGAGTAA